From a single Nicotiana tomentosiformis chromosome 2, ASM39032v3, whole genome shotgun sequence genomic region:
- the LOC104115493 gene encoding homeobox-leucine zipper protein ATHB-13-like, with protein MLSGITGIMAFVPSTPEISINFQDNHIPSTSPKVFPSPCNIPHQDFNGVSSMLMRRSMSFSGVERCDNHQDLRVDDNEMSDDDGSSQLLGEKKRRLNLEQVKALERSFEVANKLEPERKIQLARALGLQPRQIAIWFQNRRARWKTKQLERDYEILKRQYDALKSDNDALKTQNKNLHSELQLLTLRNRESGGGGAPMINLNKENEGSWSNGSEENNSIDVNIGTTTTTRTSSGDSPFYSNNNKNNVFPESSPIPLAQLFHQSSSRSDLQCHTIDPTVPDDQGFCNMFATPVNDQTNFWPWPEQQQFN; from the exons ATGCTTTCTGGTATTACAGGGATCATGGCCTTTGTTCCTTCTACTCCTGAAATTTCCATCAATTTTCAAGATAATCACATTCCTTCCACCTCCCCTAAAGTTTTTCCCTCTCCTTGTAACATTCCTCATCAAGACTTCAATG GCGTATCATCAATGTTAATGAGGAGATCGATGTCGTTTTCGGGTGTGGAGAGGTGCGATAATCATCAGGATTTGAGAGTGGATGATAATGAAATGTCAGATGATGATGGCTCTTCGCAATTGCTAGGGGAGAAGAAGAGGAGGCTTAATTTGGAGCAAGTGAAGGCACTTGAGAGAAGTTTTGAAGTGGCCAACAAGCTTGAGCCTGAGAGGAAAATTCAGTTGGCTAGAGCTTTAGGGTTGCAGCCTAGACAGATTGCAATCTGGTTCCAGAATAGAAGAGCAAGGTGGAAGACTAAGCAATTGGAAAGAGATTACGAGATCTTGAAGAGACAATATGATGCACTTAAGTCTGATAACGATGCACTCAAGACTCAAAACAAGAATCTTCATTCCGAG CTACAGTTATTAACTCTGAGGAACAGAGAATCAGGCGGCGGAGGCGCACCAATGATAAATCTGAACAAAGAAAACGAGGGATCTTGGAGTAATGGAAGTGAAGAGAATAACAGTATAGACGTAAATATTGGAACAACGACAACTACAAGGACATCATCAGGTGACAGCCCATTTTACTCCAATAACAACAAGAATAATGTTTTCCCAGAATCCAGCCCAATCCCTTTGGCCCAGCTCTTTCATCAGAGTTCATCAAGATCAGATCTCCAGTGCCACACGATTGATCCAACGGTCCCAGATGATCAAGGATTCTGCAATATGTTTGCTACTCCCGTGAATGATCAGACAAATTTTTGGCCATGGCCAGAGCAGCAACAGTTCAATTaa
- the LOC104115494 gene encoding serine/threonine-protein kinase PBL34-like: MGLLASEDINLKKTSLRMEKNGTMKKANNASFGGCRILKYLCMSPKSKVDNGSSRTSDETTRDPPVAPTLSSSTTSDVESSTPTTPNRGKELEIASQLRNFAFNELKLATRNFKRESLLGVGGFGPVYKGWINENGSSPVKPGTGLPVAVKTLNKNGLQGHKEWLAEVNFLGNLHHQNLVKLVGYCMEDDQRLLVYEFMARGSLENHLFRRSMPLPWCVRMKIALGAAQGLAYLHEEAEKPVIYRDFKASNVLLDANYNAKLSDFGLARDGPEGDKTHVSTRVMGTYGYAAPEYVMTGHLSMKSDVYSFGVVFLEILTGRRAMDKSRPRGEHNLVAWAKPFLSDRHQFCQIIDPCLEGHFSKRGAFRSTEIAARCLRRSAKNRPHMSEVVEMLKPLPLLKDIAKFPEVQVKDVVNPNGKKINKVQAGVVAKSNAAQSLSSPNGSYASASNYTLTYQP; encoded by the exons ATGGGGTTATTAGCTTCTGAAGACATAAACTTGAAGAAGACAAGTTTGAGAATGGAGAAGAACGGAACAATGAAGAAAGCTAACAATGCTTCATTTGGGGGCTGTAGAATTTTGAAGTATCTGTGCATGTCACCAAAGTCTAAAGTTGATAATGGCTCTAGCAGAACTTCTG ATGAGACCACCAGAGATCCTCCCGTTGCTCCAACTTTGTCATCTTCGACAACCAGTGATGTCGAATCATCTACTCCAACCACTCCTAATAGAGGCAAGGAACTGGAAATCGCTTCCCAGCTTCGAAACTTTGCTTTTAATGAGCTGAAGTTGGCAACAAGGAACTTCAAACGTGAAAGTCTTCTTGGAGTGGGCGGCTTTGGCCCTGTTTACAAAGGGTGGATCAATGAGAATGGAAGTTCACCAGTGAAACCCGGCACTGGACTTCCTGTTGCAGTAAAGACTCTCAATAAAAATGGACTTCAGGGTCATAAAGAGTGGCTC GCTGAAGTAAACTTTCTTGGCAATCTCCACCATCAGAATTTGGTTAAATTAGTTGGTTATTGCATGGAAGACGATCAGAGGCTGCTCGTCTATGAGTTTATGGCTCGTGGAAGTTTGGAGAACCACTTATTCAGAA GGTCCATGCCTCTTCCTTGGTGCGTCAGGATGAAAATAGCATTAGGGGCAGCACAGGGCCTTGCCTATCTTCATGAAGAAGCTGAAAAACCAGTTATATATCGAGATTTTAAAGCATCGAACGTCTTATTAGATGCg AACTACAACGCGAAGCTTTCAGACTTTGGGCTGGCCAGAGATGGCCCTGAGGGCGATAAGACGCATGTTTCAACCCGTGTAATGGGAACATATGGCTACGCTGCTCCAGAGTATGTGATGACTG GGCATCTGTCAATGAAAAGTGATGTATATAGCTTTGGAGTGGTTTTCCTTGAGATACTGACTGGCCGAAGAGCCATGGACAAGAGCAGGCCAAGGGGTGAACATAACTTAGTGGCATGGGCAAAACCATTTCTTTCAGATAGGCATCAATTTTGTCAGATTATAGATCCTTGTCTCGAAGGCCACTTCTCAAAGAGAGGAGCATTTAGGTCTACTGAGATTGCAGCGCGCTGTCTTAGAAGGAGTGCCAAAAACAGACCTCATATGAGTGAAGTCGTTGAAATGCTGAAGCCTCTGCCTTTACTGAAAGACATTGCCAAATTTCCTGAAGTGCAAGTTAAAGATGTTGTCAACCCAAATGGCAAGAAGATCAATAAAGTGCAAGCTGGGGTTGTAGCAAAGAGTAATGCAGCTCAGAGCCTCTCTTCACCAAATGGTTCATATGCCTCAGCATCTAACTATACCCTCACTTACCAACCATAA